The nucleotide window TCACCTATGTGCTTGTTGGTTGGGAGGGATCTGCACATGATGCTCTTATCTTGTCTGATGCTCTTGAAAGAGATGATGGCCTTAGAGTGCCACCAGGTATCATCCAAACCACTTTGCTTAATCCTAAATGAAACTACTAAAATATGTTCCTATCTGCTAATTTTTAGGCAAATTCTATCTTGTCGATGCTGGCTATGCAGTGAGGCCTGGTTTCTTACCACCATTTCATGCCACAAGGTACCATTTGAGGGAGTTTGGTTTAAACCGacctcaaaatcaaagagagCTTTTTAATCTAAGGCATTCGTCTCTTAGAGTAACAGTTGAGAGGGCTTTTGGGGCTCTAAAGAATAGATTCAGGATATTGGACAACAAACCTTTCTACCCACATAAGACCCAAGTTAAGCTTGTTCTAGCCTGTTGTATTCTTCACAATTGGATCCTCAGGCATGGGCAGGACGAGCATGTGCCTGCTGAATCCACATGGACACCTAACATCAATGATAATGCCTCACAACCAGATCATGTCTCTGACAATGGTACCTGGGCACAACAGAGGGAGACATGGGCTGCACAGATGTGGCAAAACAGGGGGAATTATAGGATGTAGTGGCATGGTGTGTGTACTGTTTAGTAGCATTGGAGAAACTTGTATTTTTACTGAGACCTATGGCACTTTGCAATGATGTAGTACCTATTCCTTTTCTACCTATTTAATCTGTTCAACTTGTATTTCATACCATGCAATTTGTTTTCCTTACGTACTGGTTGTGGATAGGAAATGAACAATGTGCCTGACCAGGTTGTTAACATTGATGGTGAGGACAATGTGGTGGAACAGGGTGGGGTAGTTGCTACTGATGATGGCAACCAAGTAGCCCCTCAGCCCAATGGCCCTATGCACTTGAGTCTTGTCTAGTCTGGGTTCATGCTTAGGAGGTTCCATGATTTGGTGGGGCAGGGGGGCAAAACTGAGAAAGGGTTCAAGGAGGTACATGTTAGGCAGGTTGCACTCATGGTCTCTAAGTTTGCTGGGGTCAATGTGACCACCCAACAGATTTACAATCACCTGAGAAAGTGGAGGCAAAGGTGGGTTAAGGTTGTTAGGCTCAAGGATTTGAGTGGTGCTCTGTGGGATGAGGACCACCATATGATAGTACTTGATGATGAACACCTGCTAGGCCACACCAAGGTTAGAAACTGTTTGGATAACACCTCAGCTATCCCTTCTCTTTTGTTTTGCTCCCCTATGTCTAATAGTTACATCTGTTTCACTAACTAGGACCATCCTGCTGATGCTAAGTTCTTGAACACACCAATATAGAACTATGTTCAGATGGAGGCCATCTTTGATAGTAACTAGGCAACAGGCAGGTACACAATGGGCTCAAATGAGCCTATGGGTACTCCAACCGACATTGGCCAATGTGATATTGATACCATTGAGGACAACACTGACTTAGGTGGCACAGAGGCTGAATCTGGAAAGGGAACTCCTTCTAGTATGGAAGGCTCTAAGGGTTCTGATGCCAAGGGCCAGGAGGAAAGGGGTGGCAAGAGAAGGAAGCTTGCCCTAGAGGAAATAGACCTCATGAATAGAATGATCAAGGTTGTGGAGTCTATAGGAGATGCCCTCAAGACTCCACAGCACAATGAGGTGCATCAGGATCTTTATGGCTATGTTATGGACTATCCTGGGTACTCACAGGAGGCACTCATGTTTGCCCTGGTTTACCTGCTGAAGAACAAGGCTGAGGGACTTTGCTTTGTTCAGATGACAGAGGCTCATAGGATCTTGTGGCTTAGGACCTACCTGAGCACAACCTACTTTGCTTAGATGCATACTAGCTGGCCTCTCCACTTTTGCATATAGCCATGCTAACTGTCTTATGTTGTAGGAAGTATTTTGACATGTAGCACTTACCTCAACTGATACTACAAAGAACCATTTGCCGCCTAACCAAGGCTGCATCTAGTCTAGAATAGCATAGGAGCCATGGTGATGGATGTGAGGCTTTGTTTATCTGTGTGTTGTAGACATTAACAAAGGGTGATTGTCAGTTCACCTAATACATTTTAGATGCTGTTATTGTTCTTGTAGGAGTTCCTATTTGGCCGATGatgcaaactatagcaatctgAGGTGGCTATGGGTATTATTCTTGTTGTTGCTTTATTGTTTGCTTGTGTTTTCTCATGTCTTTCATCAAACCATGGGATACATCCATTCCCAAGCAACTGTTGTAGGCATGCCTACTGGATGGCTGGGATGGACGTGTCCCACAGTTCCATGGGAGTCATGAACTTGCCTTAGCAATTTATGTTCTTATTTGCCACCTGGGATGATTGCAGTTCTTGACTGAGGCTAATATAATTGTGAGATCTTTTTCTTGCCTATGAAGATAACAGTGTCAGTttgagtaatggattatgcacattgttgaccttggacttgtgaggtactggagcattgtttcttctatcttctgcttATGCTTCTCATGGTTGTAATCAAACCATGTGAAACATCCATGCCCAAGCAACAGCTGGACAATTCCAATGATCTGATGGCTGGGCTGGATGCCTCTCATGGTTTCATTCCTGTCATAATCTTGGTTTTCTACAATCTATTTGAGGTTTGCTGctgtctatgtttcttaagctccaagtttaaggtcaaatgaaaaggcaattaaatctgaggCAAATCGATTGAACTACCCTTCATTTTGTCAACATTTTATACTTGCTTTTATGTATTTTTAAGGGGCAAatggcttggtatgttgtgtACCGTGGAAGAGTACCTAGGGTATATTCAACCTAGGCTAGATGCAATGCCCAGGTAACTGGTTTTAAACACAACAGCTACAAAGAGCTTCCCTAACAAAGAAGAGGCAGAAGCATCATACTTAGAGTTCATGGGTTATGAAGATGATAAAGTTTTTGTCAATCCTCCACCAAAGGTGCTCAGCAACAAACTGATGTTATTTGTTGTGGCTGTGGTGCAGTGTTTTCTGTTGCTGGTGCTCCTGTGGTTCGTTCTTGCTCATTGCTACAACTGTCTGTGATGCTCAAAATACCATGGCTTGGTAAGTTGCCTGTAGGGGAAAGTAGCCTAGGGTCTATGCCCTAAAATACCTCCTTGCAGTTCTTCGGTCAACCAATGAAGCCCTAAAATACTTGGTTACCGgctattgctttggttcggtcgttTATTTTGATGATGCTTGAGTTTTTCATTGCTAAGCATTGTTGTAGGTGCCTCTAATTGTTTCATATTGTCTGTGATGGTTTCAAAATGCCATGAAAACGTGTGGAGACAATGACCTTGTGAGGAACTGTGACTTTtgggcaaccaatcacgcccttgtTCATGATTTGCTAGTAGTACTATTGTCATGTTTATGTCATTAGAAGCTCCAAGGTCATTGTCAATGCCAAGCTTGTTGAACTAAGGCAAAGGTACCTCTGTTTCCTTCTATTCTTCTTCATTCTGCAATAGCTGGTGGTAACCACACCAAACTCATACATGGGTACTCAGACCCGGGGCAATGCGGCCAACCAAACAAGAACTGGAATCACCAGTTCATACACCAAAACGGTGCAAACAGAGAACCAAACACGACGCTGCTCATCCGGTATCCTGTACTCGgttgcaaccaaacacacccacttGCATGCTTCCATCATGGCTGGGAAGAGCCTGCACAGGCCCTCCATCCCGGATCACCAATGCcggagcaaccaatcacgcccaaaATGAGCTAAAAACCTGAACTCGGATCGGCTTGTTAACAACTCAAGCTGGCTTGTTTAGCTTGCCAACCAGATAACGCAAAACAATATAGCACTTTTCATAGCATCATTAAACTATATATGTTTCTCTGATTTTGCAAAAATAGAAGCGATTGTAATATAAAGTCACAGCTTCAAAGTTCAAACGAGAGAGTGTTATAGTTtagaaataaaaggaaaaaacgATCTAATTTCTAGCGAAGTTCtttgcaaaaaagaaaagaaaagaaaacactaGCGAAGTTCATTGCTAAAATTATGAATAACAGGGATCAATAGATACATGATTTACTTTTAAGATATCCGTGGATACATGATGAAACAAGCAAATTCCCCAATCTACAACCCAAGATTATCAAGGTAAACAAAATACACAGAGAGGAATAAGGAACCACGaacaatactccctccatcccatgaAAAGTGTAATTTCCACTTTCCATGAAGTCGATCATTTTCAACtgtgaccaaatatatatataaaaatattaatatttatggtgcatAATTTGTATTATTAGatgaatcactgaatatattttcataataaacttatttagaggtAGAAATATTACCaacatttttttctataaaagcTAGTTAAATTAAAAAAGATTGACCATCACAAATCACATAGCGACATTCTTTTTTAGGCGGAGGGAGTAGGACAAAGTTTAATAATCTTTTAGTACTAATTTATAGGTAATTGTAGCTTTTGTaagtacatagcttttgctaaaTCTATAattcagaatggagggagtaatattGATTGAAGTCTACTTGATAAAGCGAATAACGGCCTGGCAAGTTACTGTCTTCCGGCTCGCCAGCACCGCGCCGCTTTGGACCGAAGGGAGTTCGGAGGCTCTCCAACATCTATGAATTTAAATATGTATAGCTATCAAAATGTTGGTTTTATCGATGTTAATACATCTTTCTACAAACTTAggtcctctttggcagggctccggcggctccggcttCCGCCCCTCCGCACCTGTCGGCCGCCCATGGATTGACAGGGGCTACTGTTCAccggagccgtttttctctcttctcctttcctctctcatagACAGAggcggagccggagaagctcgttctTCGGGCTCCGCGGTTCCCGCTCCGCCTGGCACTTATCGGCCCATGGGCGGCCGACAGGGGCGGGAGCTGGAGccgccggagccctgccaaagaggcccttagtCAAATTTGTGAAAAAATGACTTTTTTTGCACATAGAGAAAAAAATGACTAGGGAAAAACTAAAGTAAACTGTAATGTACTCCGTCCACTGTAAAGACGTTTTGCTATGTGTTTAGATATATACTATGTTCAAATATATTTTAaacaatgtatttagaaaagtcaaaacgttttataatttagaatggagggagcaaTCCCTCCGTCAATAGATATGAAAATTCATAGCGTTCCAAATTTGTCCACAAATATGAGCGTGTCTGGTACTAATACGGTGAAATTATCGAGTCTGGATAATCTAATAAGGTGAAATTGTCTTTTAAGTATGTAGAATAGCACACAATACTTGTGCGACTATAACTTAGAACAAATTCCCAATGGCCAATCTCCACCAAGGACACCTCTGATTTCTCAACACTCTCGAGCCAACTGTCATCACAAGCGGCACTCCCATGAACATGCGATCGTTTCGTTAATTTTACTTTGTTTCTTTTAGTTGGCGCAAAATTACCAGCAGGCTACACTGAGCTTAATCCGGTACAAGATTCCAGGCCTGTTCAGTCCACAGAAACTCTAGCTGAATCTGAACATAAAGATAGATTCATGCGCAAATGTCTAACAAGTCAGGTAGCGGATACAACAAAATTGCACTGTTTCAAAATATCTGATACTAGATTATATATCAAACCCATTTTGATTACACAGACTATCTACACAAAGACGGATAGCATTAGTTACAGCGGCACATGTAGAGTTGTCGACTGATGCAATATATTATACGGAGAGAAGAGGGCATCAGCGCACGGAGTGACAGCAGATAAACGGCATCCACGGCTGCTTCTTTTCTTTGGAACTCCTCTTGTCAACGTCCTTATGAGGAAGTTTGGCTGGGGAGCTCCAATGATGGTCATCAGAGCCAGATTTGGGTGACCCCGATTTCACTGACAAGTCACTGTCCTTGGTCACCCTGCGCCGGAACGACAACACTCGTTCCTTGGTGCTGGGTTTCTTCACTTGGTTCTCCATGCTTGCCTCGGCGAGGAGGACCTTCAGTGGGACACGAACTCTTCCTGAATTCATCTTGGCACCTGTCGATGCAATCTCTTCATTCAGCTTGTTGTTGCTTCCATCTTGGCCAACCATGATGTTTAGCTGCTGCTTCTCTTCAACACCACATGTGCTTTCTGCTGCAGCCATCTCCTTTGCAGTCTGTGTTTTGTGTCCAACGTCATTTGCATTAAACCGTGCGTTAGTCTCCTTTGCATCAGTACCTTCAGTCTGCTTATTTTCTTCAAAATTTCCTATGCTCTGTACTGTGCTCAACTCCTTTGTGTCGCTAGCTTGTGTCTGTTCTTCAACATAATCTGTCTGTCGCACCTCATTCATCCCTGCAGCGGTGCCTTCAATCGGCTTCTTTTCTTCAACATTAGCTGCATATGTATCATTTGCTGTAGTGTTGATAGCCTGTTTCATTTCAATACAATCAATGCTGCGTACTGCAGTCATGTCCTCTGCACTAGCATCTTCGGTTTGCATcatttcttcaacttcactgAGTGCACTGATATCCTGCATAGATATTGTGCTTAGCTCTGCCTGAGATGGCACAAAAATATCGCCACTTGTATGTCCATTTTCCTGCAGGCCATGGTCAGTCAAGCAAGTCTTGTTCACCAGTTCAGAACTACTGCTGACAGGAATGTCTTCTGGACCAACTACTTCACCATTTTCACTGGCACTTGATGCAGATAACATGGGTTCATCTGCAGAAATGTCCAACAAATTTCAGTATAAAAACCTTAGGTATTCAAAGTTAACGATCTGATAGAAAGAAAACATACAGTAATATTGTGCCTCAAAATAAAATATCTTAGTATATGGAAATACTGTGAGACTACAATACAGGTCTCAGTGTACAGTCAACTTCAGAGGTGCAGTCTAAACTTGCAAGGCAATGGGATTAGATAAACTCCCTCCAAACTATACTACTACAGTACTGTGATACTTGATCAACCAAACTAGAAATGAAGAAGCATACATCTCTAGTTTAGCTATGGCCGATGCTTTCTAAAAGCCATCAATTAAATTGGCAAAGGATGCAAAACAGTGGACTTTTTTACAATGCAACAATAGTGTGCATTCCCTAAATGATATTTGAGCTCACAGAAAGTAACGAGCGAAAAAATGGGTATACAACAGAGTTCGTGAGTGCAAACTTACATAAAAAATGTGAAATTGAAGAGTAAGAAATTCTTACTTGAGTTATGGCATTGTTGAACTTCAGCCATCCTAGTTTGGTTAGAGACTGTTGGTTGATCCACCATTAGGGTTGTAGAGTCAACTTGTTGTCTCGATTCAACAGCATTTGGTACCTCCAAAAAGCATCTCTCAGTGTGAAGTTCAAATAAGTCATCATTCCTGTCATCGTCTAGATTAAATGGATTCTTGACAGAAGATGCTTCATCCATTAGTAAAGTGTCATGTTTCTGACTCGTAGAAAATTGATCTTCTGTAGGGATCTCAGGGTCAATCTGCTTGTTGCAGACTTCCTCTTTAGTGAACCCGTTACTCTTCTGTATGGAAAGATTTTCTTCTACGGTATCTGTCTGTGGCCTCTCCTCAAAGGTGaattctacatcatccacattaGTAACAGGAGTATCATCCATCTTGGTAACAGGAAGATCATCCTGAAAACCAGCAGTGGAACATCTCAAAGTTTTCTTGCTAGAATTCTCAACAGGTTGAATATCATATGGTAGATCCTCAACACTCCAGTTCTGTCTAGGGAGCTCCATGGAACAATCTGTAGCAGTATTATCAGTGCAAACAACATTCAGATCACTCCCAATTGACATGGGGTTAGTGCTAGGATTGGTTATTGTTTCCAACTGAACATCATCTGATCCTACTACTTCCGATCTTGGTGATGCTTCAGGCATGGTATGAAGAACATGCATTCTATCTTCCATAAAACCTTCCACCTTTCTTGAGCATGTAGACTCTGATTCTGGCTCCAAAATTACCAGGCGGGTTTCCTGAAGGGATGAAGCATTCAAACAACCAATCATCTCACTATGAACAGATGCTTCATCAGATTTACTATCAACCATATCTGTGTAAGTGTAGTCAACATTCACAGCTTGTTCATATGGACCCCCAAGCTTCAGGTTTACTTCATGTTCAGCCAATCTAAGAGCTCCTTCCTCCAAAGCAAGTCCAACTTTGGAGTCGGCAGATAAATCTGTCATATTGAGTTCTCCAGAAAATTGATCTTTGAGTAATCCATTTGTTTCTAGAGAATTTGCATTTGTAGTTACACTTGACCCTGCTGAAATAGCATTCAGATTATTCATTTCTGTAGAAAATACTGAACTTGGTGCAGTGCCATCTTCAGAATCTGATTGATGAAGAAACGGAGATGCATCCTGGTATTCATCAAAGCTGTCTTCTCGCTCAGCTGGATGTCCCACGATATTTTGACTTCCATTAGTGCAAGCAATCAGTAATTCAGTTCCACTGCCTTCATTTACAATTTCAATAGAATTGCTGATGCAGTCAACAAGGCCATTTTCACTTAATTCACTAACGTCGATTTGAGCTCCAGTATCTTCAAGAAAAACATTTTCACTGCTGCCGCAATTAATCAGGCGGTTTTCATTTAATTCAGTGGCAATGACTTGAGCTCCAGTACAGGTAGGAGAAGAATGTTCTATCAAAACAATAGAGAGACAAATCAACATAGACTCAATAACTTGAATATAAAGGTAAAATGATCCGATATTCTTTGAACGAAATGCTGCCAACACATACAAATAGATGCAAACAAATTAATAACTTTACAACCATAGGTCCAGTGAAACTTTAGTGAATATTATGAGGCATTTGAAAAGAAATACAAGGAACAAGTGCGAAAGAAAGGGATTCTGAGGCACAGAAAAAATGAATTAAGAATGAATTCGCTAGCTCATTAATGGGGTGTTTGGTTGGTGGAATAATGTGGTCCATCACCATCTCACTCTCtaattt belongs to Miscanthus floridulus cultivar M001 chromosome 4, ASM1932011v1, whole genome shotgun sequence and includes:
- the LOC136552072 gene encoding probable GPI-anchored adhesin-like protein PGA55, coding for METDEKRHGGKEAAALSGGHLCHVCGYQYPNPHPSAKLRRSHRKHCGKALPPTAEAVAEAVAEVEEAVAGEREEGAGDRNAAGRMVLGEEGGRQREEIGTSEANGAGAALRGSAGEVDSCVEDKVIAAEHSSPTCTGAQVIATELNENRLINCGSSENVFLEDTGAQIDVSELSENGLVDCISNSIEIVNEGSGTELLIACTNGSQNIVGHPAEREDSFDEYQDASPFLHQSDSEDGTAPSSVFSTEMNNLNAISAGSSVTTNANSLETNGLLKDQFSGELNMTDLSADSKVGLALEEGALRLAEHEVNLKLGGPYEQAVNVDYTYTDMVDSKSDEASVHSEMIGCLNASSLQETRLVILEPESESTCSRKVEGFMEDRMHVLHTMPEASPRSEVVGSDDVQLETITNPSTNPMSIGSDLNVVCTDNTATDCSMELPRQNWSVEDLPYDIQPVENSSKKTLRCSTAGFQDDLPVTKMDDTPVTNVDDVEFTFEERPQTDTVEENLSIQKSNGFTKEEVCNKQIDPEIPTEDQFSTSQKHDTLLMDEASSVKNPFNLDDDRNDDLFELHTERCFLEVPNAVESRQQVDSTTLMVDQPTVSNQTRMAEVQQCHNSNEPMLSASSASENGEVVGPEDIPVSSSSELVNKTCLTDHGLQENGHTSGDIFVPSQAELSTISMQDISALSEVEEMMQTEDASAEDMTAVRSIDCIEMKQAINTTANDTYAANVEEKKPIEGTAAGMNEVRQTDYVEEQTQASDTKELSTVQSIGNFEENKQTEGTDAKETNARFNANDVGHKTQTAKEMAAAESTCGVEEKQQLNIMVGQDGSNNKLNEEIASTGAKMNSGRVRVPLKVLLAEASMENQVKKPSTKERVLSFRRRVTKDSDLSVKSGSPKSGSDDHHWSSPAKLPHKDVDKRSSKEKKQPWMPFICCHSVR